The following are encoded together in the Erpetoichthys calabaricus chromosome 16, fErpCal1.3, whole genome shotgun sequence genome:
- the LOC127526036 gene encoding nidogen-2-like produces the protein MVQPVTVGVWTVGGRSALGQEHPLARPSARCDHHETTLRPKTVCEQHRDRLLAEQSSQEGIPFEGVYIPQCDEAGNYRPLQCHESTSHCWCVDAKGQERPGTRTYPGTSPANCDQPR, from the exons ATGGTTCAACCGGTTACTGTTGGTGTGTGGACAGTAGGGGGCAGGAGCGCCCTGGGACAAGAACACCCCCTGGCACGGCCCTCGGCTCGTTGTGATCATCATG AGACCACACTACGGCCTAAGACTGTGTGTGAGCAACACAGAGACAGACTGCTAGCTGAGCAAAGCTCTCAGGAGGGAATCCCATTTGAAGGAGTCTACATACCCCAGTGTGATGAGGCTGGCAATTACAGACCCCTACAGTGCCACGAATCTACTAGCCATTGCTGGTGTGTGGATGCTAAAGGCCAAGAGAGGCCTGGGACAAGAACTTACCCAGGAACTTCCCCTGCCAATTGTGATCAACCAAGGTAA